Proteins encoded together in one Chitinophaga varians window:
- the mraY gene encoding phospho-N-acetylmuramoyl-pentapeptide-transferase: MLYYFLNYLKTEFKISIIGGGMFQFITFRVTMALLLSLVISLLLGKRIIRLLQRKQIGETIRELGLQGENTKKGTPTMGGLIILAAIIIPTLLFAQVANVYIWLVLLCTVWLGLIGFVDDYIKVFKKNKEGLAGRFKILGQIGLGLIVGTTLYFNNDVVVSRELMGAEKLAPYERRLTNHPERVTRDGQRFVDVKTPITTIPFVKNHEFNYAKLISWIPGAEKYTFIVYILIVIFIITAVSNGANITDGLDGLATGVSGIIGICLGIFAYVSGNIQFAEYLNIMYIPNLGELSIFIAAFVGACVGFLWYNAYPAQVFMGDTGSLALGGIIAALAFIVRKELLIPIFCGVFLVELLSVMLQVSYFKYTKKKYGEGRRILKMSPLHHHYQKLGYHESKISVRFWIITIMCVVFTIATLKMR, translated from the coding sequence ATGTTATATTATTTTTTAAATTACCTGAAAACAGAATTTAAGATCAGCATCATCGGTGGTGGTATGTTCCAGTTTATCACCTTCCGTGTGACGATGGCCCTGTTGCTGTCGCTGGTCATCTCCCTGTTGTTGGGTAAACGTATCATCAGATTGCTGCAGCGCAAACAAATCGGTGAAACAATCCGTGAGCTGGGCCTTCAGGGTGAAAACACCAAGAAGGGCACCCCTACTATGGGCGGCCTCATCATCCTCGCGGCCATCATCATCCCCACCTTATTGTTTGCCCAGGTAGCCAACGTGTACATCTGGCTGGTACTGCTCTGTACTGTATGGTTAGGCCTCATCGGTTTTGTGGACGACTATATCAAAGTATTCAAAAAGAACAAGGAAGGGCTGGCAGGCCGTTTTAAAATACTCGGACAAATAGGACTGGGCCTCATCGTGGGCACTACCCTGTATTTCAATAATGACGTAGTGGTATCCCGCGAGCTGATGGGCGCAGAAAAACTGGCGCCCTATGAAAGACGCCTTACCAACCACCCTGAAAGGGTGACCCGCGACGGACAACGGTTTGTGGACGTGAAAACACCCATCACCACCATCCCGTTCGTCAAGAACCATGAATTCAACTACGCCAAGCTGATTTCCTGGATTCCCGGCGCAGAAAAATACACCTTCATCGTCTACATCCTGATCGTCATCTTTATCATCACCGCCGTATCCAACGGCGCAAACATAACGGACGGATTAGATGGGCTAGCCACAGGGGTGTCGGGTATCATAGGAATATGTCTCGGCATTTTTGCTTATGTATCGGGTAACATTCAGTTTGCGGAGTACCTCAATATCATGTACATCCCCAACCTGGGTGAACTGTCCATCTTCATTGCGGCGTTCGTAGGCGCCTGTGTGGGCTTCCTCTGGTACAACGCTTACCCGGCACAGGTTTTCATGGGCGATACCGGTAGCCTGGCACTGGGAGGTATCATCGCGGCACTGGCGTTTATTGTGCGTAAAGAACTGCTGATCCCCATCTTCTGCGGCGTATTCCTCGTAGAGCTCCTGTCAGTGATGCTGCAGGTGTCTTACTTCAAATACACCAAGAAAAAATACGGTGAAGGCCGGCGCATACTGAAAATGTCGCCCCTCCATCACCACTACCAGAAACTCGGTTATCACGAAAGTAAAATATCCGTACGCTTCTGGATCATCACCATCATGTGCGTGGTATTTACAATCGCGACACTGAAAATGAGATAA
- a CDS encoding penicillin-binding protein — MDVKKDILWRVYLCLIGMALFGVAILAKVFYIQNVKGSYWRNMADSLHTGYVALDAERGTIYSEEGRMLSTSIPYFDIRIDFAADGLRDKKGKVFRENLDSLSLCLSQMFGDRSKAGYAQMLQEGYKTKDRYFLLKRNVPFNQYQQMRAFPMFRLGKNKGGMIAESKSKRINPFKLLANRTIGLPRENSQSVGLERTYNEYLKGVTGKRLMRRIAGGTYVPVEGYDIEPENGRDVVTTLDVNMQDIVETALMNMMVQNEAVHGTCILMEVKTGKIKAIANLGRQPDGSYWEDMNYALQVGEPGSTFKLATVISVLEDKYATMNTMVNMDGGRWQVGRRTVFDSEPHPGPQNVTIKHAFELSSNVAMAKLAVQHYGRQPNKFVANLKKLRLDQSTGIDLVGEGHPVIKTTSSKTWSNTSLPWMAFGYEVLISPLQTCMLYNAVANNGKMMKPYLVNSIQEYGQVVKQFEPTVLLDSICTNSTLKQVQSMLEGVAIDGTARKLANPYYNFAAKTGTALVANGNRGYADKIYQSSFAGYFPANDPQYTCVVVIRNKPHALRFYGANVAGPVFREVADKLYAIAVEKQKPMQANVQLDTLLALKNGKGGEWKQILKTLQMPVNGTIANNSWVSPSVSNRKVNFQQLTQAKGAVPNVTGMGLKDALYLLENAGLRVVVKGAGKVKTQSLPGGTKIGNEQTIVIELS; from the coding sequence GTGGACGTAAAAAAAGACATATTGTGGCGTGTGTATCTCTGCCTGATCGGCATGGCGCTCTTCGGTGTCGCCATCCTGGCCAAGGTCTTTTACATCCAGAACGTGAAAGGCAGCTACTGGCGCAATATGGCCGATAGTCTGCATACCGGCTACGTTGCCCTCGACGCGGAAAGAGGCACCATCTATTCGGAGGAAGGCAGAATGCTGTCTACCTCCATCCCGTATTTTGATATACGGATAGACTTCGCTGCCGACGGCCTGCGGGACAAAAAAGGGAAAGTGTTCCGGGAAAATCTCGATTCCCTCTCCCTCTGCCTCTCCCAGATGTTCGGCGACCGCAGCAAAGCAGGCTACGCACAAATGCTGCAGGAAGGTTACAAAACAAAGGACCGCTATTTTCTCCTGAAAAGAAACGTACCCTTTAACCAGTACCAGCAAATGCGCGCCTTCCCAATGTTCCGGCTCGGCAAAAACAAAGGCGGCATGATCGCGGAAAGCAAAAGCAAACGCATCAACCCCTTTAAACTGCTGGCCAACAGGACCATCGGCCTGCCCCGCGAAAACTCGCAAAGCGTAGGCCTGGAAAGGACCTATAACGAATACCTGAAAGGGGTGACCGGTAAAAGGCTCATGCGCCGCATCGCCGGTGGCACCTACGTCCCCGTGGAAGGATATGACATCGAACCGGAAAACGGCCGCGATGTGGTGACCACCCTCGACGTAAACATGCAGGATATCGTAGAAACAGCCCTCATGAACATGATGGTGCAAAATGAAGCCGTCCACGGCACCTGTATCCTGATGGAGGTGAAAACAGGAAAAATCAAGGCTATCGCCAATCTGGGCAGACAACCAGATGGCAGCTACTGGGAAGATATGAACTACGCACTGCAGGTAGGTGAGCCAGGTTCCACCTTTAAACTGGCCACCGTCATCTCTGTGCTGGAAGATAAATACGCCACCATGAACACGATGGTCAACATGGACGGCGGACGCTGGCAGGTAGGACGCAGAACGGTATTCGACTCCGAACCGCATCCCGGCCCGCAGAACGTGACCATCAAACACGCATTTGAGCTCAGCTCCAATGTGGCAATGGCTAAACTGGCCGTCCAACATTATGGCAGACAGCCCAACAAGTTCGTGGCAAACCTGAAAAAACTCAGGCTGGACCAGAGCACGGGCATCGACCTGGTGGGGGAAGGCCATCCGGTGATTAAAACCACCAGCTCCAAAACATGGAGCAACACTTCACTTCCCTGGATGGCTTTCGGGTATGAAGTGCTGATAAGCCCGCTGCAAACATGTATGCTGTACAATGCAGTGGCCAACAACGGTAAAATGATGAAACCCTACCTCGTCAATTCCATACAGGAATATGGCCAGGTAGTTAAACAGTTTGAGCCTACCGTACTGCTGGACAGCATCTGCACCAACAGTACCCTGAAGCAGGTACAGTCCATGCTCGAAGGAGTGGCAATAGACGGCACCGCCAGAAAACTGGCCAACCCCTATTACAACTTCGCAGCTAAAACCGGTACCGCCCTGGTGGCCAACGGCAACCGCGGTTATGCCGACAAGATCTACCAGTCCTCATTTGCCGGGTATTTTCCCGCTAATGACCCACAGTACACCTGTGTGGTGGTGATCAGAAATAAACCGCATGCCCTGCGCTTTTATGGCGCTAACGTGGCAGGACCTGTGTTCCGCGAAGTGGCTGATAAACTGTATGCCATCGCCGTGGAAAAACAGAAACCAATGCAGGCAAACGTACAACTGGACACCCTCCTGGCCCTGAAAAACGGTAAAGGCGGCGAATGGAAACAGATACTTAAAACCCTGCAAATGCCCGTCAACGGCACCATCGCCAACAACAGCTGGGTAAGCCCCAGCGTGAGCAACCGGAAAGTCAACTTCCAACAGCTCACCCAGGCGAAAGGCGCCGTGCCCAACGTTACGGGAATGGGGCTCAAAGATGCGCTGTACCTGCTCGAAAACGCAGGACTGCGCGTTGTTGTAAAAGGCGCCGGCAAAGTGAAAACACAATCACTCCCCGGCGGCACCAAAATAGGAAACGAACAAACGATCGTAATAGAACTGAGCTAG
- a CDS encoding FtsW/RodA/SpoVE family cell cycle protein: protein MNGLLYRTKGDKVIWTIVIFLSLVSLLAVYSATGSLAYRERGGHTEYYLLKQLIVLGMGLAIIYFAHRVNYTIYSRVAQVGFLISIPLLIYTLAFGSHINDASRWIRLPIINLTFQTSDVAKLAIFMYVSRQLSRRQHVINDFKKGFLPIIIPVGVICVLIMPANMSTALLLMASCMLLCFIGRVPVRFLAGMVAAGALAIVLMFAIAKISGMEMRTKTWEKRLDSFMNDDHTEVPYQVQQANIAIAGGGVLGKGPGNSTQRNFLPHAYSDYIYATIIEEYGMVGAFLILAAYMLLLLRCIRIYKKCPYAFGAFLALGLSVTLVIQALTNMAVNVQLFPVTGLPLPLVSMGGSSVLFTSMAIGIILSVARNVEEMEGKQAEKERLERVMAANAENAAVA from the coding sequence ATGAACGGATTGCTCTATAGAACAAAAGGCGATAAGGTCATCTGGACGATAGTAATTTTTCTATCGCTGGTGAGCCTGCTGGCCGTATATAGCGCAACCGGCTCGCTTGCTTACCGCGAACGGGGCGGCCATACGGAGTATTACCTCCTGAAGCAGCTCATTGTGCTGGGAATGGGACTGGCGATCATCTACTTTGCTCACCGGGTGAACTACACTATTTACTCAAGGGTGGCGCAGGTAGGCTTCCTGATATCGATACCACTGCTGATTTACACACTGGCATTCGGTTCACATATCAACGACGCCAGCAGGTGGATACGGCTACCGATCATCAACCTGACCTTCCAGACATCGGACGTCGCCAAACTGGCCATCTTCATGTATGTCAGCCGGCAGTTGTCCAGAAGGCAGCATGTGATCAACGATTTTAAGAAAGGGTTTCTGCCCATCATCATACCAGTTGGCGTTATCTGCGTACTTATCATGCCGGCCAATATGAGCACGGCTTTGCTGTTAATGGCCAGCTGTATGCTGCTCTGTTTCATTGGCAGGGTACCGGTGAGGTTCCTCGCAGGAATGGTGGCCGCAGGCGCATTGGCTATCGTACTGATGTTTGCCATCGCTAAAATCTCCGGAATGGAGATGCGTACCAAAACCTGGGAAAAGCGGTTGGACAGCTTCATGAATGACGACCATACCGAAGTGCCCTATCAGGTACAACAGGCCAATATTGCCATCGCCGGCGGCGGCGTACTCGGGAAAGGCCCCGGCAACAGTACACAACGTAACTTTTTGCCACACGCCTACTCCGACTATATCTATGCTACCATCATCGAAGAATACGGAATGGTGGGCGCCTTCCTGATATTGGCGGCTTATATGCTGTTGCTGTTACGCTGCATCCGGATTTACAAAAAATGCCCGTATGCCTTCGGCGCCTTCCTGGCACTGGGACTGAGCGTAACACTGGTCATACAGGCGCTGACCAACATGGCGGTAAATGTACAGCTGTTCCCCGTAACAGGGTTGCCGCTACCGCTGGTCAGTATGGGAGGATCATCTGTGCTCTTCACCAGTATGGCCATCGGTATTATCCTGAGCGTGGCCCGCAATGTGGAAGAAATGGAAGGCAAACAGGCAGAAAAAGAGAGACTTGAACGCGTGATGGCTGCCAACGCAGAAAACGCTGCAGTAGCCTAA
- a CDS encoding UDP-N-acetylmuramoyl-L-alanyl-D-glutamate--2,6-diaminopimelate ligase gives MKTLRDILYNAGIRAVHGNTDISVNAPAIDSRSVGPGDAFIAVKGVHTDGHQYIDKAIAQGAAAIICETMPEVLLDTVTYVQVENSALASGIIAGNFYDNPSHKLQLVGVTGTNGKTTIATILFRLFSQLGYHCGLLSTVQNQIGDTVIPSTHTTPDPISLNALLARMVEEGCLYAFMEVSSHAIHQQRVAGLKFAGGIFSNITHDHLDYHKTFDEYIRVKKSFFDNLPATAFALTNLDDKRGMVMLQNTKARKATYSLRTLADFKGKILENNLTGLIMQVGDTEVHFRLIGEFNAYNLLAVYGAAVLLGQDKATVLRALSNIQGAEGRFEYIVSAHDQIIAIVDYAHTPDALKNVLATIKNLRKGHEQVITVVGCGGDRDTAKRPVMAAVATDNSDRVIFTSDNPRSEDPEAIIREMEAGVPVHLKKRVISITDRREAIKTAVTLAGKEDIILVAGKGHEKYQEIKGVKHPFDDKEVLEEVMRLLDK, from the coding sequence ATGAAGACGCTGCGCGACATATTATACAATGCAGGCATCAGGGCCGTACACGGTAACACCGACATCTCCGTGAACGCCCCTGCCATTGATTCCAGGTCTGTAGGACCCGGCGACGCCTTCATTGCCGTGAAAGGAGTACATACTGATGGCCATCAATATATCGATAAAGCCATCGCACAGGGAGCAGCGGCCATCATCTGCGAAACAATGCCGGAAGTACTGCTGGACACCGTCACCTATGTACAGGTGGAGAACAGCGCACTGGCAAGCGGTATCATAGCGGGCAACTTCTATGACAACCCTTCCCACAAACTGCAGCTGGTAGGCGTTACCGGTACCAATGGAAAAACAACCATCGCCACCATCCTGTTCCGCCTGTTCTCCCAGCTGGGCTACCACTGCGGACTACTGTCCACCGTGCAAAACCAGATAGGCGACACCGTGATACCATCTACCCACACCACCCCTGACCCCATCAGCCTCAACGCGCTGCTGGCCCGGATGGTGGAGGAAGGATGCCTGTATGCCTTCATGGAAGTCAGCTCCCACGCTATCCATCAACAAAGAGTGGCAGGACTGAAATTCGCCGGAGGCATCTTCAGTAATATCACCCATGACCACCTGGATTATCACAAAACATTCGATGAATACATCCGGGTCAAAAAATCATTCTTTGATAACCTGCCAGCTACGGCTTTCGCCCTCACCAATCTCGATGACAAAAGAGGCATGGTGATGCTGCAAAACACCAAAGCCCGCAAGGCCACTTACAGCCTGCGGACCCTGGCCGATTTCAAAGGAAAAATCCTGGAAAACAATCTCACCGGCCTGATCATGCAGGTAGGCGATACGGAAGTACACTTCCGCCTGATCGGTGAGTTTAATGCCTACAACCTGCTGGCAGTATATGGTGCGGCTGTATTGCTGGGACAGGACAAAGCCACCGTGCTGCGCGCCCTCAGCAATATACAGGGCGCGGAAGGACGCTTTGAATATATCGTGTCCGCGCACGACCAGATCATCGCTATTGTGGACTACGCCCATACACCTGATGCCCTGAAAAACGTACTGGCCACCATCAAAAACCTGCGCAAAGGACACGAACAGGTGATCACCGTGGTAGGCTGCGGCGGCGACCGCGATACAGCTAAAAGGCCTGTCATGGCTGCAGTGGCAACAGACAACAGCGACCGGGTGATCTTCACTTCCGATAATCCCCGCTCCGAAGATCCGGAAGCGATTATCCGCGAAATGGAAGCAGGCGTGCCTGTACACCTGAAAAAACGGGTGATCTCCATTACCGATCGCAGGGAAGCTATTAAAACAGCAGTAACCCTCGCCGGAAAAGAAGATATCATCCTCGTGGCCGGAAAAGGACACGAAAAATACCAGGAAATCAAAGGGGTGAAACATCCCTTCGACGATAAAGAAGTGCTGGAAGAAGTAATGAGGCTGCTCGACAAATAA
- the murD gene encoding UDP-N-acetylmuramoyl-L-alanine--D-glutamate ligase has translation MAHKLIILGAGESGIGAALLGKQQGYEVFVSEGGTIKDNYKQELAVNHIPFEEGHHSWDVILGADEIVKSPGIPEKTELMKKVREKGVPVISEIELAYRFSKGKKIIAITGSNGKSTTTALTYHIFKTAGLDVAMVGNIGVSYARQVATAPAEYYVIEISSFQLDDIVEFKPNVAILLNITPDHLDRYDYKMENYVASKFRIAMNQTKEDYFIYCMDDPEIMQHLAQQPIYSTLIPFTIMKPLKEGGSIANEQLQILVDGEPVIMSMYDLALKGKHNLYNSMAAAIAGRTMDIRKEKIRESLASFKSLEHRMEYVTTVKGVDFINDSKATNVNSVWFALESIEKPIVLIMGGVDKGNDYSAIRDLVKEKVKAIICMGVDNTPIIDALSKDTPVMISTSGMMDAVREAFAQATKGDVVMLSPACASFDLFKNYEDRGRKFKEAVKAL, from the coding sequence ATGGCGCATAAACTCATCATATTAGGAGCAGGAGAAAGCGGGATCGGAGCGGCTTTGCTGGGAAAACAGCAAGGGTATGAGGTTTTTGTGTCTGAAGGCGGCACTATTAAGGACAACTATAAACAGGAACTGGCGGTAAACCATATTCCTTTCGAAGAAGGTCATCACTCCTGGGACGTGATACTCGGCGCAGACGAAATCGTCAAAAGTCCGGGTATCCCTGAAAAAACAGAACTGATGAAAAAAGTACGCGAAAAAGGCGTACCTGTCATCTCCGAAATTGAACTGGCCTACCGTTTTTCAAAAGGTAAAAAGATTATTGCCATCACTGGCAGCAACGGCAAAAGCACCACCACCGCCCTCACCTACCATATTTTCAAAACGGCAGGACTCGACGTGGCCATGGTCGGCAACATTGGCGTAAGCTATGCCAGACAGGTGGCAACCGCACCAGCGGAGTATTATGTGATTGAAATCAGCAGCTTTCAGCTGGATGACATCGTGGAATTCAAACCCAACGTTGCTATCCTGCTCAACATTACGCCTGATCACCTGGACCGGTACGACTACAAAATGGAAAACTATGTAGCCTCCAAGTTCAGGATCGCGATGAACCAGACAAAAGAAGACTATTTCATCTATTGTATGGATGATCCGGAGATCATGCAGCATTTGGCGCAGCAACCCATTTATTCAACATTAATACCTTTTACCATCATGAAACCACTGAAAGAAGGCGGTTCTATCGCCAACGAGCAGTTGCAAATACTGGTTGACGGAGAGCCGGTCATCATGTCCATGTATGACCTGGCGCTAAAAGGGAAACACAATCTGTATAATTCGATGGCAGCAGCAATTGCAGGCAGAACCATGGATATTAGAAAGGAAAAAATCCGCGAAAGCCTGGCTTCCTTCAAAAGCCTGGAACACCGGATGGAATATGTGACAACGGTAAAAGGCGTGGATTTTATCAATGATAGCAAAGCTACCAATGTGAATTCCGTATGGTTTGCCCTCGAAAGCATCGAAAAACCCATTGTACTGATCATGGGCGGTGTGGACAAAGGCAACGATTACTCCGCTATCCGCGACCTGGTGAAAGAAAAAGTAAAAGCCATTATTTGCATGGGCGTGGACAACACACCGATCATTGATGCGTTATCAAAAGATACGCCCGTTATGATCAGCACCTCCGGCATGATGGATGCGGTACGCGAAGCTTTTGCACAAGCCACCAAAGGCGATGTGGTCATGCTTTCCCCTGCCTGCGCCAGCTTCGACCTGTTTAAAAACTACGAAGACAGAGGCCGGAAATTCAAGGAAGCGGTGAAAGCACTCTAA
- the murG gene encoding undecaprenyldiphospho-muramoylpentapeptide beta-N-acetylglucosaminyltransferase: MQRKVIIAGGGTGGHIFPAIAIANALKKIQPDIDILFVGAIGKMEMEKVPQAGYPIKGLEIAGFNRSNIFKNILLPFKIWKSLRQAKNILAEFKPDAVVGVGGYASFPMLRRAQKNGIPTLIQEQNSFAGKTNKILGKQARKICVAYDGMDKFFPADKIVFTGNPVRNNITQSAVTREDALQHFGLSSQKQTIFAVGGSLGAKSINEALQPLLPTLVQKDLQLIWQTGKPFYETAKAAAAPYSSHIKVHEFINVMDFAYKAADVVLSRAGALTIAELCVVKKPVIFVPYPFAAEDHQTSNAMNLVNKKAGLMIKNDEVDAQLSNVLFSLLQNRALMEQLEKNIGELGNSNADMVIAREVINIF; this comes from the coding sequence ATGCAACGCAAAGTGATCATAGCAGGTGGAGGCACGGGAGGACATATCTTCCCGGCAATAGCGATTGCCAATGCGTTGAAGAAAATCCAGCCGGATATCGACATCCTTTTTGTGGGCGCCATCGGTAAAATGGAAATGGAAAAAGTACCGCAGGCAGGTTATCCCATCAAAGGACTGGAAATAGCAGGCTTTAACCGCAGCAATATTTTTAAAAACATACTGCTGCCTTTCAAAATCTGGAAAAGCCTCCGGCAGGCCAAAAACATCCTGGCGGAATTTAAACCGGATGCAGTAGTGGGCGTTGGCGGCTATGCCAGCTTCCCCATGCTGAGAAGGGCACAAAAAAATGGTATTCCGACGCTCATACAGGAACAGAATTCTTTTGCAGGCAAAACCAACAAGATACTGGGGAAACAAGCAAGGAAGATCTGCGTGGCCTATGATGGCATGGACAAATTTTTCCCGGCAGACAAGATCGTTTTCACCGGCAATCCTGTCAGGAACAACATCACCCAATCCGCCGTCACCAGAGAAGATGCCCTGCAACACTTTGGACTGAGCAGTCAGAAACAAACCATCTTCGCCGTAGGCGGCAGCCTGGGCGCCAAATCAATCAACGAAGCGTTGCAGCCGTTGCTGCCCACGCTGGTGCAGAAAGACCTGCAACTGATCTGGCAAACCGGCAAGCCGTTCTATGAAACCGCCAAAGCTGCGGCAGCACCCTATAGCAGCCATATTAAAGTGCATGAGTTCATCAACGTGATGGACTTTGCCTACAAAGCAGCAGATGTGGTACTGTCCCGCGCAGGCGCACTGACCATCGCTGAGCTTTGTGTCGTGAAAAAACCGGTCATCTTTGTGCCGTACCCTTTTGCAGCGGAAGACCATCAGACTTCCAACGCTATGAACCTGGTGAATAAAAAGGCGGGGCTGATGATTAAAAACGACGAGGTAGATGCACAGCTGTCCAATGTACTGTTCAGCCTTCTGCAAAACAGGGCGCTAATGGAACAACTGGAGAAAAATATCGGCGAACTGGGCAATTCCAACGCAGATATGGTAATCGCCAGAGAAGTGATAAACATTTTTTGA